A segment of the Capricornis sumatraensis isolate serow.1 chromosome 8, serow.2, whole genome shotgun sequence genome:
GGAGGTGAGGATGAGAAGGAAGCAGCTGAGGGGCATGAGGCCCACACTGATGAATCCCACCATCTCCAAAGCTGAGGTGTCTGCACAAGCCAGCTTCAGCATGACCGGAATATCGCAGAAGAAATAATCCACTTCATTGGGGCCACAGTAGGGCAACTGGAAGGTGAGTGTAGTTAGAAAGGTGGCCTGAATACAGCCAAAAAATGAGGTGCCCATGGCCAGGATGGCACACGCTCTGTGACTCATGATTATTGTGTAGCGCAGAGGGTAACATATGGCAAcaaagcggtcataggccattaCCGTGTACAGGAAACACTCGGTGCAACCCAGGAAGTGGTAGAAGAAGAGTTGGGACATGCAGCCTGCATAGGAGATGGCTCTGCTGTTCCCTGCAAGGTAGAAGAGCATCTTGGGGGAACTCACAGAGGGAAAAAACATGTCACACACAGACAGTTTAcacaggaagaagtacatgggagtGTGCAGCCGAGTGGAGGAGACAATTGCCAGTAGGATGAGCAGGTTCCCCATTAGGGTGAAGATGTAGAAGGACAGAAACAGGACAAAGAGCATGGTCTCCAGGTCCTCTGTGTGCGGGATGCCCAGCAGAATAAACTCAGTCACTGCCGAGGCATTCCTCATAGCTGTGATGAAGTCAAACCTTAAAAAGGGATCAGGAACACTGAAGTCTGAACACCAATATCAAATTATTAAGCTTTTTGACGATGAGCACATTGACTGTGTTTTTAACAAGCAACAACCCACCTTCCTATGAATGGCAGGTtaaaaatatcatgtattaaatatatcatatcttaaagtatcatatattaaaaatatcatgtattaagAAAAGGCTATTTTACAACCAGTCTATCAATCTCTTGGAAGGAATGTCTTGAGAGGCTGATGGTTGTTTATGACAAGACCAGAAGTTCTGAGATATATTCAAGTCATTTTCAGGTCAAGTTAGAAACCACCTTACAGTTGTATAATTCATGGATTCACTCTTTTCAGGcacatttatattttgaaatctcACAATATCTTTGAGAGGCAAACCCCCACTATGCATTACCCTCTGaaaaataatcaggaaaaaaCTGTGTTAGGAATcagaacatttaattttaattctggCTTTGCCACTTATTAGATATAGTAGTTCAAACAATTTATACAATATCTTCCATAGACATAGTTTTGTCATACACAAAATGAAACTAACAATTACCTTAGcaaaaacatcaacaacaaagATACTCTGGTGTTATAGTAAAGTTAATGCAATTTCTATGAAAGTATCTGTGGAAAACATAAATCTTAATGAAAAgtgtatttttatgtttcttaaatatatgtttaaatacCTTTCTTCAATGTTGgcattataaaattatttgcaaatacatgttttatgaaataatattattaaatagaCTTACATCACATCCTCTTCAGGTTACATCCTTCCAGACTTGGGAGGTACAATGTCCCCAACTCTATCAGGAGATGCTGCTCTGGTTCTTCTAGTCCTTTTAACATTTTCTGAGTGGACTTAGAAATATTAAGTCCTAAGGTGACTTTggaatattaaataaaagaaagaatagcAGCAAGTAGAGTACCAAATACTACAATAACATATGATTCTATAATactgtttgatttttaaagtccATTTCAGGAAAAAGAAGCCTCAAGGACCAGGAAGGTCCCTTTATGTGGTCCCCAAGCATGTGTCGGGGAGCAGAAGCTAATGATAAGATATGGCATGGGCAGAGGTTGAAACACTCACATAGTCCACCTGAGAATGGAGTCACATTTTCCAGCGTTATAACAGGACCTCATGTTTACTGCCTCTGACCAGAGAACAGAGTGCTCCAGCCAAACAATCTTTAACTCTCCTACTTATAAAAATGGAGTCTCTTAGGGTTTGTGCATTCGAGACCTGTACACACCCCTGCTTCCAGGAGTGCTTCCTTGGAAGTTGATTCAGATCCCCTGAAGCCCTATTTGGGAATGAGTGATAGCTCTGAGGGAGCAATTAGTTTGTCGATCTATTCATCATCCAGATATGAAATAATAGTAGTGCAATCATCAGAAAAGAATTCTCTGAAGTGGAAATATCTGTGTTCCTCCAGGAGTATTTGCATGGTAGCATGAGTTCCAATTCTAACCTTAGATCACCTGCAGTGCTATCTCTTTTTTGGTTGTCTTTTACACCTTCAAACTTTTTCTTGTGATATCCTTTGTCTACTTTTTTTGAAATTATCTATACATCCATGCAACTACGTGGTTATCTCTAACAAATATCACTTCCAGGTAGAAACTTCATCAGTTATTATTCGCTTTATATCTACTATCATTATTCGTCCTTCAGGTCAATACTTCTAAAGACAAATGTACATTCATGGAGGGTGATCAGTGTAAATAAAGGGGTTGGCTGCAaaccttctccaaaaaaaaataattgactaAATAGCTAATGTTCAGTTAAAGACTCACAGTAAGCCTTTGTCACAtgctaaagaaaagtgaaagtgttagttgttcaatcatgtctgactctttgcaaccccatgaactgtagcctgccaggctcctctgtgcatggaattctccagggaagaagactggagtgggctgccatttccttctccaggaggtcttcctgacctaggcattgaatctgggtctcctgcattgacaggcaaatttactgtctgagccatcatggaagctcTGACACATTCTAAGTGTTACgttaattcttaaaatttattacCCCATTTATTCTCCCAAAGAAACCATATaacaaagaaactgaaaagcAGATTAAATAACTGATCACACAACTAAAAACTGACTGCACTGAGACTGTAATTTTAAAGCCAATGTTTTTAAGGTCAACACTATGATGAACTCCAGAGATTTGAATTTTGTACCCAGacagatttgggagaatggcactgaaacatgtataatattatataagaaaagaatcgccaggccaggttcaatgcaggatacaggatgctcggggctagtgctctgggatgacccagagggatggtacagggacggaggtgggagagggggttcaggaaggggaacacgtgtacacccgtcaTGTAtacatgtcgatgtatggcaaaaccaacacaatattgtaaagtaattagcctctaattaagataaataaatttaaatttaaaaaaaaaaaaaggcttccagGGCTGATAAACTTTGTATGCACTCTTCCATGTGATGATTCAGGAATCATGGGTGTATCTGGTAGAAAGATTTATTTTCGATGCAGAAAGTTTAATTATTAGAAATTGGACTCAGAGCAACTGTGACTTTCCTAAAGTTAGACAGCAGAACAGTCATTTCCAAGCTTAGCCCTCCTTCACTGCATCATCACTGCTTCCCAAAACAACCCCATGCAGAAAGCAGCTGGCCCTGTGTGAGAGTTATTAATAGATTCACTTGAGGGTTTTGGAGGAGTGTTGTGTATGCCCTTAGTGTATGCCTTATTACCATTTTTATTGTGTATTCCATGGCAAGATtttatgagaaagagaaaaagaagagaacctGATCAGAATATGTCTTGTTTCATAGGAATCAAGTCTCAGAAATTTCAGTAGGTATTTCTCAAGGGAGCAGTCTTGCTACAATTTATTTGTAGGAAATCTTGCCTTATTTGGATCACTTTtgttttaatcagaaaaaaaaagcccTGCCTTGTTCAATGCCTTTTATCTTCTCTCTGAAATTCAAGTAAGTCACTAGTACATTCTTGCAACAACTGATTTCTCAACTAATCATTCAGCAGAACTTTCTGATTATAAATAGCAGGGCTAAGTCCAGGCATTCTCGGTCCAGTGACAGGTGCTTTATTGTTTGTTGGTAGGGCTGGGGTCTGGCATGAGTAACCAAGTGAAAGTTTCTTCTTTCATCtgcaaaaactcagcagtgaagaaGTGGACTGTGAGCCAAAATGGAAGAGTAAGATATGGCTACTTACTGGGTCATAAATTTCTTAATCTGTTttccccctccctttctttttctttttttccttctggtaaGAAAGTATTCAATTGCTTTACTGGGCTCCCTAACAATTTAATTGTTTCTATGGAAGAGGTGGAACCCAGTTAATGGAGGAATTAAGTTAATAAATACAGGAATGAAACATACTTTCTGCATTTTTGTTGGGGAGAGATGGGTATGAGAGAAATATCAGGGACTTGAATCCCAGGAAACTCTCTTGAGTGGCTTGGTGTCCTTAGTTATTACCAGTTCTTAAGTGATTCCTCGCATTTCTTTGTGGTCCCCATTCCCATGATGAGAGCTGGTCAACTGCTGGGATATGGTTCAGGTATGCTCAGAAGGCTACAGTACTGAAACAGCCCTGTGTGTGATAGAGCAGACCAGGTACTAGCAGAAAGATGACTGATCTAGCAGGTTTGAGATATAGCCCAGTCTGTCAAGCAAACTACAGTATCCAGTTTCCAAGGCACAAGCAGACAAGTAGGCCATGgttcagaaagaataaaactttTAGTAACCGCTATCCTGAAAGATACAGTAGAGCAtccttacaaaagaaaaaaaaatgtataaaaagatgCACCTTTGTgtcacatatatgtaaatatatgtgtgtgtgtgtgtgtaactataTATATTCAGGGTTCAATTGCTAagttttttatgtttatattcatTCCTGTTTTGCTCTCTTTCATTCTAACAATATTAAATCCTGCCTTCAttcacatatttatatttctagCCCAGGTTTCCCCCCTTGAATTCTAGACTTGTTACTCAATATCTCCATGTAGGGGTCTGGATGTTAGGCATCTCAAACTCACTGTAACCAAAGAGGCACTATTGTTTTTCCATTCCAAGCTTTCCCACAACTAACTCTTGCTTAGTAAATAAAATGCtacaagaaacaaaaacagagaaaatcttgaaaaaagtCAGAGTCAAGCAAAACACTTCATCCACTAAATAAAAAGGATAAGAATTACAACATATTTATTGCCAAAAATTATACAACCAGGAAAAAGTGGAGTGAAATGTTTAAAGTGTTGAAATAGATAAGCACAGAATATTGAATTGAATAGCCAGTAAAATTATCCTTCACAAGTGAAGGAGAAACAAATACTCTCAGACAAACAAAATCTGAGGAAATCTATTTCCAGGAGAACTATtctgcaagaaatgttaaaaggaattcttcagaaagaaggaaaataacataGGTCAGAAACTCAGATCTACATAAAGAGAGAGTGTCAGAGAAGGAATAAAggtgaaacaaatattttatttttcttagtctgaaacataactttttaaagtaatactAATGCAtgggacatcatgagaaatgctgggctggaagaagcacaagctggaatcaagattgccgggagaaatatcaataacctcagatatgc
Coding sequences within it:
- the LOC138083925 gene encoding olfactory receptor 10D1B-like, producing MRNASAVTEFILLGIPHTEDLETMLFVLFLSFYIFTLMGNLLILLAIVSSTRLHTPMYFFLCKLSVCDMFFPSVSSPKMLFYLAGNSRAISYAGCMSQLFFYHFLGCTECFLYTVMAYDRFVAICYPLRYTIIMSHRACAILAMGTSFFGCIQATFLTTLTFQLPYCGPNEVDYFFCDIPVMLKLACADTSALEMVGFISVGLMPLSCFLLILTSYSRIVCSILQIRSADGRKHAFSTCSAHLTAILLFYMPVVLIYLQPTPSPWMDATVQILNNLVTPMLNPLIYSLRNKEVKSSLRKVLYQLDFLPEQR